A region from the Bos indicus isolate NIAB-ARS_2022 breed Sahiwal x Tharparkar chromosome 14, NIAB-ARS_B.indTharparkar_mat_pri_1.0, whole genome shotgun sequence genome encodes:
- the LOC139186909 gene encoding large ribosomal subunit protein eL32, producing MAALRPLVKPKIVKKRTKKFIRHQSDRYVKIKRNWRKPRGIDNRVRRRFKGQILMPNIGYGSNKKTKHMLPSGFRKFLVHNVKELEVLLMCNKSYCAEIAHNVSSKNRKAIVERAAQLAIRITNPNARLRSEENE from the coding sequence ATGGCCGCCCTCAGACCCCTCGTGAAGCCTAAGATCGTCAAAAAGAGGACCAAGAAGTTCATTAGGCATCAATCAGACCGATATGTCAAAATCAAGCGGAACTGGCGGAAGCCCAGAGGCATTGACAACAGGGTGCGCAGAAGATTCAAGGGCCAGATCTTGATGCCCAACATCGGTTATGGGAGCAACAAGAAAACCAAGCACATGCTGCCCAGCGGCTTCCGGAAGTTCCTGGTCCACAACGTCAAGGAGCTTGAGGTGCTGCTGATGTGCAACAAATCTTACTGTGCTGAGATTGCTCACAACGTCTCCTCCAAGAACCGCAAggccattgtggaaagagcagCCCAGCTGGCCATCAGAATCACCAATCCCAATGCCAGACTGCGCAGCGAGGAAAATGAATAG